In the Candidatus Bathyarchaeia archaeon genome, CCATGTATCGAATTTTAGGGGATCAATACCAACACTATTCGACGAATTAGTGAAATTTATTATTCCATATGGACCGCAACCGACTTCAAGTACATTAAGCGAAGAAAAATTGGGCCAAAGTCCAAAATTTTCTCTGACGAAAGCTGCCCACGCGTCAGATGTTTTTATTGCCTTCACATTTTTTTGTGCCCAAAAATCTTTTTCAGAATCTCGAGCTTTTAACCATCGATTTAATTGTTTTTTCATTGGTTCAATTAACCCTCTAATAAAGAATCATTTGGATAGGATTTCTGAAAAAACCGATTTCATATGCGCCCCAATTTTTGGGACCGTCAAATTCTTGGATACGTAAGTCAACCCATTTAGCCCCAACTTGGAGCTAAGCTGTTTATCCTCGTATAGGCGAACAATGGCGTCTGCAAGACCTTCAGCATCATCAGGCTTAACTAATAAACCCGAGTTAGTTGACCGGATATATTTTGCAGATTCACCATTTGAAACGCATATAATGGGTTTAGCATAAGACTGAAATTCAAAAATCTTTGTGGGCAAACCCAAATCTACGAAACTAAGTGAAGCCATTGGAAGTACAAAAACATCCGCAGAAGACAACAAGGAAACCAGATCATTTTTTTTCAAGAAAGTTGTGTCGAGAACAACATTATCAAGATTAAGAGCATGTATGGTTTGGTTCAATTTCGGTGCCAATTCACCAACGCCTCTTATTATAAAGACGATGTTTTTTTTGTTCCTCAGAATTTGTGCAGATCTCAAAATGATATCAAAATCGTATCCTAAACCCAAAACTCCAGAATACATCACAATAAAACGATTTGCCGAAACAGCCCCCGAAAGCAAAGGCTTGACACAATCAACACCAACTTCTATGACATGCACCTTTTCAGGAGCAACCTT is a window encoding:
- a CDS encoding glycosyltransferase family 4 protein codes for the protein MTSPNLTVLVFAQYFPPDMGGGSARANNVVNGLLNVGCAVTVVAAFPHYPGGNIPERYKHKAVVAEQYGGAKVYRVWVPALSHSSPLKRVILHFCFILSSLFAFPFIAKPDVVWGANPNLFSFFPILIYGILFHVPIVRNVDDLWPEVFYELHLVNSNILRKSLDFLAWLSYVIPVAITPISEGYKRSIVNKYKVAPEKVHVIEVGVDCVKPLLSGAVSANRFIVMYSGVLGLGYDFDIILRSAQILRNKKNIVFIIRGVGELAPKLNQTIHALNLDNVVLDTTFLKKNDLVSLLSSADVFVLPMASLSFVDLGLPTKIFEFQSYAKPIICVSNGESAKYIRSTNSGLLVKPDDAEGLADAIVRLYEDKQLSSKLGLNGLTYVSKNLTVPKIGAHMKSVFSEILSK